In the Natronobacterium texcoconense genome, one interval contains:
- a CDS encoding BCCT family transporter has product MADKSKHSIQEQLFHADTDREPGDNNWQGFGFDINPPVFLIAGGLIVLFVVLSLAFPDQAGTVFQDTRVAVSDYFDWLFILAANIFIIFMVYLAISKYGMIRIGGVDGEKEFSDISWIAMLFSAGMGIGLMFFGVAEPVYHLFDPHLGAEAGTEGAGEVAMAVSLFHWGFHPWAIYALVALGLAFFSYNRGLPLTFRSVFYPVLGDRIYGWPGHIIDIFTIFATLFGLVTSLGLGALQINAGLTFVGDEVGAFPAVPDATWVAVAIIGIVTGLAVISVYLGLDKGIRRLSNLNLTLMMILLASVFVLGPTLFILGALPQGIGAYIGNFFELSFFGNSFDNHYFQGSEFYGPGGEGEGGFLVDWTVFYWAWWISWSPFVGMFIARISKGRTIREFVGGVLLIPVIFSFAWFAAMGGTALNFELADGTEGAISGPMFDVGEELAMFAMFDLMPGTIVLSALAIVLVTTFFVTSSDSGSLVLEHLSTGGKHETPATGRVFWAASEGLVASALLVAGGDAAVEALQAAAIASGLPFAIILLFMIYAVLKGLQTEYAILESDEFAEVIDELEDDNDVVVTTQRGDLVTEVRTSDDRVVDVDVSD; this is encoded by the coding sequence ATGGCAGATAAAAGCAAACACAGTATTCAGGAACAGCTGTTCCACGCGGATACGGATCGAGAACCGGGCGACAACAACTGGCAAGGGTTCGGATTCGACATCAATCCACCCGTCTTCCTCATCGCGGGCGGGTTGATCGTTCTCTTCGTCGTCCTCTCGCTCGCGTTTCCGGACCAAGCCGGAACGGTCTTCCAGGACACTCGAGTCGCAGTCTCAGACTACTTCGACTGGCTGTTCATCCTGGCCGCGAACATCTTTATCATCTTCATGGTCTATCTCGCCATCAGCAAGTACGGAATGATCCGGATCGGCGGCGTCGACGGCGAGAAGGAGTTCAGCGACATCTCCTGGATCGCGATGCTGTTCAGCGCGGGCATGGGTATCGGACTCATGTTCTTCGGAGTCGCCGAACCGGTCTACCACCTCTTCGATCCACACCTCGGTGCCGAGGCGGGAACCGAAGGTGCCGGCGAAGTGGCGATGGCCGTGTCGCTGTTCCACTGGGGCTTTCACCCGTGGGCCATCTACGCACTGGTCGCACTCGGGCTCGCGTTCTTCTCGTACAATCGCGGGCTCCCGCTGACGTTCCGTTCGGTCTTCTACCCCGTACTCGGTGACCGAATCTACGGCTGGCCGGGACACATCATCGACATCTTCACCATCTTCGCGACGCTGTTCGGACTGGTCACCTCGCTCGGACTCGGCGCGTTACAGATCAACGCCGGCCTGACGTTCGTCGGCGACGAGGTCGGCGCGTTCCCCGCCGTCCCGGACGCCACGTGGGTCGCCGTCGCGATCATCGGGATCGTCACGGGTCTCGCGGTTATCTCGGTCTACCTCGGTCTGGACAAGGGGATCAGACGGCTCAGTAACCTGAACCTCACGCTGATGATGATCCTCCTGGCATCGGTGTTCGTCCTCGGACCGACGCTTTTCATCCTCGGCGCGCTCCCACAGGGCATCGGCGCGTACATCGGCAACTTCTTCGAACTGTCGTTCTTCGGCAACTCGTTCGACAACCACTACTTCCAGGGCTCGGAGTTCTACGGCCCCGGTGGTGAGGGTGAAGGCGGATTCCTGGTCGACTGGACCGTCTTCTACTGGGCGTGGTGGATCTCCTGGTCGCCGTTCGTCGGGATGTTCATCGCACGCATCTCGAAAGGCCGAACCATCCGTGAGTTCGTCGGCGGCGTCCTCCTGATCCCCGTCATCTTCTCGTTTGCCTGGTTCGCCGCGATGGGCGGCACCGCGCTCAACTTCGAACTGGCCGACGGCACCGAAGGTGCGATCAGCGGCCCCATGTTCGACGTCGGTGAAGAACTCGCGATGTTCGCGATGTTCGATCTAATGCCCGGCACGATCGTTCTGTCCGCGCTCGCGATCGTTCTCGTCACGACCTTCTTCGTGACCTCCTCGGACTCGGGATCGCTCGTCCTCGAGCACCTCAGTACTGGCGGCAAACACGAGACGCCGGCCACCGGCCGCGTCTTCTGGGCAGCCTCCGAAGGGCTCGTCGCATCCGCGCTGTTGGTCGCTGGCGGCGACGCCGCGGTCGAGGCGCTCCAGGCCGCTGCCATCGCCAGCGGCCTTCCGTTCGCTATAATTCTGCTGTTCATGATTTACGCCGTGCTGAAGGGACTACAGACGGAGTACGCGATCCTCGAGTCCGACGAGTTCGCGGAAGTGATCGACGAACTCGAGGACGACAACGACGTCGTCGTGACGACACAGCGTGGTGATCTCGTGACCGAAGTCCGGACGAGCGACGACAGGGTTGTCGACGTCGACGTCAGCGACTGA
- a CDS encoding tetrahydrofolate dehydrogenase/cyclohydrolase catalytic domain-containing protein has translation MTHVIDGNDVASRIENDLEDCLETLESAGVTPGLATVLMSDDAASETYVSMKQEACDEIGIGGFHRELDPNAPAEKLRETVEDLNDDPRVHGILVQMPTPNHVDSRRVLRNIDPRKDIDGFHPENVGRLVAGNPRYKPCTPHGIQKLLESADVDSAGKDVVIVGRSDIVGKPMANLLIQNAPGGNATVTVCHSRTEDLAEKTRGADIVIAAAGVAELVDGSMIREGATVIDVGVNRLEAETERGYDLVGDVEFESAKEKAAVITPVPGGVGPMTIAMLLYNTIDAASVQEDVPIDLP, from the coding sequence GTGACCCACGTCATCGATGGCAACGACGTGGCGAGTCGAATCGAGAACGACCTCGAGGACTGTCTCGAGACGCTCGAGTCTGCAGGCGTCACGCCGGGGCTCGCGACAGTGTTGATGAGCGACGACGCCGCGAGCGAGACCTACGTCTCGATGAAACAGGAGGCGTGTGACGAAATCGGTATCGGAGGGTTTCACCGGGAACTGGATCCCAACGCACCCGCCGAGAAGCTACGCGAGACCGTCGAAGATCTGAACGACGACCCTCGAGTCCACGGCATCCTCGTCCAGATGCCGACACCGAATCACGTCGACAGCCGTCGGGTACTCCGGAATATCGATCCTCGCAAGGACATCGACGGCTTCCACCCCGAGAACGTCGGTCGACTCGTCGCCGGAAATCCGCGGTACAAACCCTGCACGCCCCACGGTATCCAGAAACTGCTCGAGTCGGCCGACGTCGATTCGGCGGGGAAAGACGTCGTCATCGTGGGCCGTTCCGATATCGTCGGCAAGCCGATGGCGAACCTGCTGATCCAGAACGCTCCCGGCGGCAACGCGACGGTGACGGTCTGCCATTCGCGGACGGAGGATCTCGCCGAGAAGACCCGGGGAGCGGACATCGTGATCGCGGCCGCCGGCGTCGCCGAACTCGTCGACGGGTCGATGATCCGCGAGGGAGCGACCGTGATCGACGTCGGCGTCAACCGCCTCGAAGCGGAGACGGAGCGGGGATACGACCTCGTCGGCGACGTCGAGTTCGAGAGCGCGAAGGAAAAAGCAGCCGTCATCACGCCCGTTCCCGGTGGCGTCGGCCCGATGACGATCGCGATGTTGCTGTACAACACGATCGACGCGGCGAGCGTCCAGGAGGACGTGCCGATCGATCTGCCGTGA
- a CDS encoding aminomethyltransferase family protein: MSGSEPPETEHQEHPNYPSVDQSDRTLPRNLRQSGDPGIEMLVSTRVRKSPFFHKSFVENGAWRATVYNRIYHPRGMLKPEEGGMMEEYDALVNHVTLWDVAVERQIRVKGPDAEALTNYVITRDATEIEPMHGKYVILCNEDGGILNDPVLLRPGENEFWFSISDSTLMQWLQGINVGQNFDVEIDEIDVAPMQIQGPKSVDVMVEIVGEEVKDIPYYGLMETEIGGVPVLVSQTGFSGEKGFEIYVKEASKNAERVWDPVLESVRDHGGMQVAPAHHRRIAAGILSWGQDMDHETSPFQVNLSYQVPDDKDADYVGKEELERQREQIENGDYPFVHKMVGLKMAGGPVRDYAPDFWLVSDPDTGEKCGYVTSPWYNPELETNLALAFVPAEKLDGDPMDVYDGDIETEFQVHLPDEYAEEPGEPVYAKVSEVPFKPSVNPSAREQAKLNAREEASE; encoded by the coding sequence ATGTCTGGCAGTGAACCACCAGAGACGGAACACCAGGAACATCCGAACTATCCGAGCGTCGATCAGTCGGATCGGACGCTCCCGAGAAACCTGCGACAGTCCGGCGATCCGGGGATCGAGATGCTCGTCTCGACGCGGGTCCGCAAGTCGCCGTTCTTCCACAAGTCCTTCGTCGAGAACGGCGCGTGGCGAGCGACGGTCTACAACCGAATCTACCACCCACGCGGGATGCTGAAGCCCGAAGAAGGCGGGATGATGGAGGAGTACGACGCGCTGGTCAACCACGTCACCCTGTGGGACGTCGCCGTCGAACGCCAGATCCGCGTGAAAGGTCCCGACGCCGAGGCGCTGACGAACTACGTCATCACCCGCGACGCGACCGAGATCGAACCGATGCACGGCAAGTACGTCATCCTCTGTAACGAGGACGGCGGCATCCTCAACGATCCCGTCCTGTTGCGACCGGGCGAAAACGAGTTCTGGTTCTCCATCTCGGACTCGACGCTGATGCAGTGGCTCCAGGGCATCAACGTCGGACAGAACTTCGACGTCGAGATCGACGAAATCGACGTCGCACCGATGCAGATTCAGGGACCGAAGTCGGTCGACGTGATGGTCGAAATAGTCGGCGAGGAGGTGAAAGACATCCCCTACTACGGCCTGATGGAAACCGAGATCGGCGGCGTGCCAGTGCTCGTGAGTCAGACCGGCTTCTCCGGCGAGAAGGGCTTCGAAATCTACGTCAAAGAGGCCTCGAAGAACGCCGAACGCGTCTGGGACCCCGTCCTCGAGTCCGTCCGGGATCACGGCGGGATGCAGGTCGCGCCGGCACACCACCGCCGCATCGCCGCCGGCATCCTCTCGTGGGGTCAGGACATGGACCACGAGACGTCGCCGTTCCAGGTCAACCTCAGCTACCAGGTGCCCGACGACAAGGACGCCGACTACGTCGGCAAGGAAGAACTCGAGCGCCAGCGAGAACAGATCGAGAACGGCGACTACCCGTTCGTCCACAAGATGGTCGGCCTCAAGATGGCCGGCGGGCCGGTCCGCGACTACGCGCCGGACTTCTGGCTCGTCTCCGATCCCGACACCGGCGAGAAGTGTGGCTACGTCACCTCGCCGTGGTACAACCCCGAACTCGAGACGAACCTCGCGCTGGCGTTCGTCCCGGCCGAGAAACTCGACGGCGACCCAATGGACGTCTACGACGGCGACATCGAGACGGAGTTCCAGGTCCATCTGCCCGACGAGTACGCCGAAGAACCGGGCGAACCCGTCTACGCAAAGGTCTCGGAGGTGCCGTTCAAACCCTCCGTCAACCCGAGCGCCCGCGAACAGGCCAAACTAAACGCAAGGGAGGAAGCCTCGGAGTGA
- a CDS encoding methylenetetrahydrofolate reductase, with translation MASEIQTAEMAEGIVELLEQPRFELMPFESMDEQLEHLPDGSEVAITTSPTLGLEATIDWSERATDRGFEVVPHIAARYVRDEDHLEEIAGRLTDAGVTDIFVPGGDREEPVGEFTSAYELLSALEDLEYEFEEVGITGYPEGHEFLDEEVLAESMAKKEPYATYIVTQLCYDAETILEWIGEIRDRGVELPVEVGIPGVMKYQRLLNISKKVGVGDSIRFLQKTSGVIGFIRELVGSRGTYVPDELVQGLAPYATDPYYDIRGVHVYAFNQVPDLESWRSETLTQYG, from the coding sequence ATGGCATCGGAAATACAGACCGCGGAGATGGCCGAAGGCATCGTGGAGCTACTCGAGCAGCCACGCTTCGAACTGATGCCGTTCGAGAGCATGGACGAACAGCTCGAGCACCTGCCCGACGGGTCGGAGGTCGCGATCACCACCTCGCCGACGCTCGGCCTCGAGGCGACGATCGACTGGAGCGAACGGGCGACAGATCGGGGATTCGAGGTCGTGCCACACATCGCAGCACGCTACGTCCGCGACGAAGATCACCTCGAAGAGATCGCAGGACGGCTCACCGACGCAGGGGTGACGGACATCTTCGTTCCGGGCGGGGACCGAGAGGAACCGGTCGGCGAGTTCACCTCCGCGTACGAATTGCTCTCGGCGCTCGAGGACCTCGAGTACGAGTTCGAGGAGGTCGGGATCACCGGCTATCCGGAAGGTCACGAGTTCCTCGACGAGGAGGTGCTGGCCGAGTCGATGGCGAAGAAAGAGCCCTACGCCACCTATATCGTGACACAGCTGTGTTACGACGCCGAGACCATCCTCGAGTGGATCGGCGAAATCCGCGACCGTGGCGTCGAGTTACCGGTCGAGGTCGGCATTCCGGGCGTGATGAAGTACCAGCGGTTGCTGAACATCTCGAAGAAGGTCGGCGTCGGGGACTCGATTCGGTTCCTGCAGAAGACAAGTGGCGTCATCGGATTCATTCGGGAACTCGTCGGCTCGAGAGGAACCTACGTCCCCGACGAACTCGTCCAGGGACTGGCTCCCTACGCCACGGATCCCTACTACGACATTCGCGGCGTCCACGTCTACGCGTTCAATCAGGTGCCGGATCTCGAGTCGTGGCGGTCGGAGACGTTGACGCAGTACGGATAG
- the epsC gene encoding serine O-acetyltransferase EpsC: protein MGYSYTGDAHDLLFEAYGADAEPFPTGQAMNFPPVEQRRAELRLLRRLLFPRCWNAPALLEDASAVGELLSELGSLYCGGLEPYTDADPTAVVDHVLDRLPELRATLKKDVEAAYKGDPAAKSYVEVIRSYPGFQAIMMQRVAHVLYEAGEPEYARELTEYAKTVTGIDVHPGAEIGDYFFVDHGTGVVVGETATIGDWVRLYQDVTLGALHFEEEEDNEQMLKKGYKRHPDIGDHVVIGAGTKVLGAITVGDHVSIGANSWVTEDVPANTSVFISDHPEQERKPNE, encoded by the coding sequence ATGGGCTACAGCTACACCGGCGACGCACACGACCTCCTGTTCGAGGCCTACGGAGCCGACGCCGAGCCCTTCCCGACGGGACAGGCGATGAACTTCCCGCCGGTAGAGCAACGGCGAGCGGAGCTACGACTGCTCAGACGACTCCTGTTTCCCAGGTGCTGGAACGCGCCCGCCCTGCTCGAGGACGCGTCGGCGGTCGGCGAGCTCCTGTCGGAACTGGGATCGCTCTACTGTGGCGGACTCGAGCCCTATACGGACGCCGATCCGACGGCGGTCGTCGATCACGTCCTCGATCGACTGCCGGAACTGCGGGCGACGCTGAAGAAAGACGTCGAGGCAGCCTACAAGGGCGATCCTGCTGCGAAGTCCTACGTCGAGGTGATCCGGTCGTATCCGGGGTTCCAGGCGATCATGATGCAGCGGGTCGCGCACGTGCTGTACGAGGCCGGCGAACCCGAGTACGCGAGGGAACTGACCGAATACGCGAAGACGGTGACGGGGATCGACGTCCATCCTGGCGCGGAGATCGGCGACTACTTCTTCGTCGATCACGGCACCGGCGTCGTCGTCGGCGAGACGGCGACGATCGGCGACTGGGTCCGACTCTACCAGGACGTGACGCTCGGCGCACTCCACTTCGAAGAAGAAGAGGACAACGAGCAGATGCTAAAGAAGGGGTACAAACGCCACCCGGACATCGGCGACCACGTCGTCATCGGCGCCGGCACGAAGGTACTCGGGGCGATCACCGTCGGCGACCACGTCAGCATCGGCGCGAACTCGTGGGTGACCGAGGACGTCCCGGCGAACACGAGCGTGTTTATCTCCGATCACCCCGAGCAGGAACGAAAACCCAACGAGTGA
- a CDS encoding DMT family transporter, translated as MASTGLPISTIDRRTIGVVFVLLAAIGFGTIAIFGKLATEAGLNNPTLLTFRFVLATALLLGYLEYRGELGLPSGRQFGTMAGLGVAYAALTAAFFWGLLYVPAGIATITLYTYPVYVFLIATTLLDERLRPGKFVALVLAIAGVATIVGLDTTRVDPRGLVLVTVAAMAYAVYTTGSRVAVGDVGADRLATAAIATTGICFLAYGSVSRTLFVPETARQWAVIVGLAIVGTVVPILLFVNGLRFVEADRASIVSTAEPVVTVVLGVVILGERLSPGIVVGGTLVLVGIALIQSDRRSGRPAAPSSE; from the coding sequence ATGGCTTCGACGGGACTTCCGATCTCGACCATCGATCGTCGGACGATCGGCGTGGTATTCGTCCTGCTGGCAGCTATCGGATTCGGGACGATCGCGATCTTCGGTAAACTCGCGACGGAGGCAGGTCTCAACAACCCGACGTTACTGACGTTTCGGTTCGTCCTCGCGACGGCACTGTTACTGGGGTATCTCGAGTACCGCGGGGAACTCGGTCTGCCGTCCGGCCGCCAATTCGGGACCATGGCGGGACTCGGCGTCGCGTACGCGGCGCTGACCGCCGCGTTCTTCTGGGGGCTGCTGTACGTTCCCGCCGGAATCGCGACGATCACGCTGTACACGTATCCGGTCTACGTCTTCCTCATCGCCACCACGCTCCTCGACGAACGGTTGCGTCCGGGGAAATTCGTTGCGCTCGTGCTCGCGATCGCCGGCGTCGCGACGATCGTCGGACTCGATACGACACGCGTCGACCCACGAGGGCTGGTGCTCGTCACCGTCGCGGCGATGGCCTACGCCGTCTACACGACGGGAAGTCGCGTCGCGGTGGGAGACGTGGGTGCCGATCGGCTCGCTACGGCCGCCATCGCGACCACAGGCATCTGTTTTCTCGCGTATGGTTCGGTCTCAAGGACGCTGTTCGTCCCCGAAACGGCGCGTCAGTGGGCGGTGATCGTCGGATTAGCGATCGTCGGCACGGTCGTTCCAATCCTGCTGTTCGTCAACGGACTCCGGTTCGTCGAAGCCGATCGCGCGAGTATCGTCTCGACGGCCGAACCGGTCGTCACCGTCGTCCTCGGCGTCGTGATCCTCGGCGAGCGGCTCTCGCCCGGAATCGTCGTCGGCGGAACGCTGGTACTCGTCGGCATCGCACTCATCCAGTCGGATCGACGGAGCGGGCGGCCGGCAGCGCCCTCGAGCGAGTGA
- a CDS encoding helix-turn-helix domain-containing protein, with protein MISTRVYVEHPDLALAHAIRSLPEAEISVVSDVGTDPRHSVYYFRIEAADFDAVESTLEADHTVAEFSPVIERAGERTYRIEYSDDAKLITPQISERGGLTLESRSYLNGWLLQLQLEDHDALYDLDEYAREEGLRFDVLEITQNDELEDRSEFGLTPSQTEALVAAYRHGYYDEPRESSVEELADLLEVSRTAVSGRLRRGSAELIEEFLVDESRD; from the coding sequence ATGATCTCGACGCGAGTCTACGTCGAACACCCGGACCTGGCGCTTGCCCACGCTATCCGTTCGCTTCCCGAAGCCGAGATCAGCGTCGTCTCCGACGTGGGTACCGATCCCCGACACAGCGTCTACTACTTCCGAATCGAGGCAGCCGACTTCGACGCAGTCGAATCGACGCTCGAGGCCGACCACACGGTCGCCGAGTTCTCCCCCGTTATCGAACGTGCGGGCGAGCGAACCTACCGGATCGAGTACAGCGACGACGCGAAACTGATCACGCCACAGATCAGCGAGCGCGGCGGGCTCACCCTCGAGTCACGGAGTTACCTGAACGGGTGGCTGCTGCAGTTGCAACTCGAGGACCACGACGCACTGTACGACCTCGACGAGTACGCCCGCGAGGAAGGACTCCGGTTCGACGTCCTCGAGATCACGCAGAACGACGAACTCGAGGACCGATCCGAGTTCGGGTTGACGCCATCCCAGACCGAGGCGCTAGTCGCGGCCTACAGGCACGGCTACTACGACGAACCCCGCGAAAGCTCGGTCGAGGAACTGGCGGACCTGCTCGAGGTCTCCAGGACGGCGGTCAGTGGCCGACTCAGGCGCGGGTCGGCCGAACTGATCGAGGAATTTCTCGTCGACGAGAGTCGTGACTGA
- a CDS encoding helix-turn-helix domain-containing protein: MALITEVRFAHADGALADTLAAGPDLTVRIVGDRSTTPDRNGYVFRFDGASPGTIRSLLETDHTVRHVEPVPAVDDGRLWRIEFAPETKLLAPCVTEEGGFVLDARSAVAPQVPRGWRERWFFPDENGMYEVWQRARTQGFEFEVLDLTQQLQSEADVDPDPLTDQQRTALVTAYEHGYFEEPRETSLEELAEILEVSPSAVNGRLRRGLKALVETALVVDGPEDTTSRLQKRNVPIRQ; the protein is encoded by the coding sequence ATGGCACTCATCACGGAGGTCCGGTTCGCTCACGCGGACGGCGCACTCGCCGACACGCTCGCTGCGGGTCCAGACCTGACTGTCCGTATCGTCGGGGACCGAAGTACGACACCGGACCGGAACGGCTACGTCTTCCGATTCGACGGCGCGAGTCCCGGCACGATACGGTCGCTCCTCGAGACCGATCACACGGTTCGTCACGTCGAACCGGTCCCGGCCGTCGACGACGGACGGCTGTGGCGAATCGAGTTCGCCCCGGAGACGAAGCTACTTGCACCGTGTGTTACAGAGGAAGGCGGATTCGTACTGGACGCACGGAGTGCAGTGGCTCCGCAGGTGCCACGCGGATGGCGCGAACGATGGTTCTTCCCCGACGAAAACGGGATGTACGAGGTCTGGCAGCGGGCACGAACACAGGGATTCGAGTTCGAGGTGCTCGACCTCACCCAGCAGCTACAGTCGGAGGCCGACGTCGACCCGGACCCGCTTACCGACCAGCAACGGACCGCGCTGGTGACGGCCTACGAGCACGGCTACTTCGAGGAACCTCGCGAGACCTCGCTCGAGGAACTGGCCGAGATACTGGAGGTGTCACCGTCGGCCGTCAACGGCCGACTCAGGCGCGGCCTGAAAGCCCTGGTCGAGACGGCACTCGTCGTCGACGGCCCCGAAGACACGACGTCGCGACTCCAGAAACGAAACGTCCCAATACGACAATGA
- a CDS encoding DICT sensory domain-containing protein, which produces MTIDRLQDALERIERKRKRLEVYTDDDELAAELRTQFSTRNVDVVRRQLTGFDQGFAVIRDADEVFRGAIGLNRFDAIRSPEIHPPWSLDATDVDTRDLFDFLENTLFASYDRKRMLAAAREIEERAWRVGEGRLYTGFQREAAFEDQADVYERLGSRGALTVAGFVDDEIASPVENVTVVTPDADEIGTFWFVVFDGGGSDLQTCALLAREKRENTYGGFWTYDPGLVDELLEYLEENYDVSES; this is translated from the coding sequence GTGACTATCGATCGCCTGCAGGACGCCCTCGAGCGCATCGAACGCAAGCGAAAACGACTCGAGGTCTACACGGACGACGACGAACTGGCAGCGGAGCTTCGCACCCAGTTTTCGACCCGGAACGTCGACGTCGTCCGTCGCCAACTGACGGGGTTCGACCAGGGGTTTGCGGTGATCCGGGACGCAGACGAGGTGTTTCGCGGCGCGATCGGATTGAACCGGTTCGACGCGATCCGCTCGCCCGAGATTCATCCACCGTGGTCGCTCGACGCGACCGACGTCGATACCCGCGACCTGTTCGACTTTCTCGAGAACACGTTGTTTGCTTCCTACGACAGGAAACGGATGCTCGCAGCGGCCAGGGAGATCGAGGAGCGAGCGTGGCGCGTCGGCGAGGGACGGCTATACACGGGTTTTCAGCGGGAAGCGGCGTTCGAGGATCAGGCGGACGTGTACGAACGCCTCGGTTCCCGTGGGGCGCTGACGGTGGCGGGATTCGTCGACGACGAAATCGCATCGCCGGTCGAGAACGTGACCGTCGTCACGCCCGACGCCGACGAAATCGGCACGTTCTGGTTCGTGGTCTTCGACGGCGGCGGCAGCGACCTGCAAACGTGTGCGTTACTCGCCCGAGAGAAGCGAGAGAATACCTACGGCGGGTTCTGGACGTACGATCCCGGACTGGTCGACGAACTGCTCGAATATCTCGAGGAGAACTACGACGTTTCAGAGTCGTGA
- a CDS encoding DUF7344 domain-containing protein: protein MVEPIENLSALQNADLELTIDEILELLSIPTVRTTLAYLYDHPETTIDELASVVAGKTAIDDDRIATGRDYENAHIKLHHETLPRLDDYGLLAFDPDDGTVTDVDVPTAVYTTLGVTE from the coding sequence ATGGTCGAGCCCATCGAAAATCTCTCTGCCCTCCAGAACGCCGATCTCGAGCTTACGATCGACGAGATACTCGAACTACTCTCGATTCCGACCGTCCGGACGACGCTTGCCTATCTGTACGATCATCCGGAGACGACGATCGACGAACTCGCGTCGGTCGTCGCCGGCAAGACCGCCATCGACGACGATCGGATCGCGACTGGCCGGGACTACGAGAACGCACACATCAAGCTTCATCACGAGACGCTACCGCGACTCGACGACTACGGACTGCTCGCGTTCGATCCCGACGACGGAACGGTTACCGACGTCGACGTTCCGACCGCGGTGTACACGACTTTGGGTGTTACCGAGTGA
- a CDS encoding MmgE/PrpD family protein translates to MSELRTPQLADDLAAFVADLSGDDVPDSGQRLAERAILDTVGVTLAGTATAAADAAFGTSLEEGETTVLGRDETRPLSDAVFANGTAGHALDFDDVALAVMDGHPSVPMVAPLLAIGEREQASGSDLVTAFVAGFETQWHVAQPISPDHYEAGWHATSTVGVFGAAAAVANLLGLSKAETAHALNIAASMPAGLKRNFGSATKPIHAGQAARSGTTAALLAAEGATADSAAIAGDRGFFDLYRGDGEGDDGTRVEPGSEWAIVEDGIDVKRYPCCYYTHAAIHAAIGLAADHDVAPDEIDAIGVFASQGAADALHHDDPDTGLEAKFSMPYLIAHAVVHGDVELAAFDDERLEDRTVQSVRERVSLAVDEDRSYDSNGARVEITTRDGETYERNRDQPPGTHEDPLSIEQLHEKFRMCADRAVGDVDVEGALADLDSLRSVDDVSELLERL, encoded by the coding sequence GTGAGCGAGTTACGTACACCCCAGCTAGCAGACGATCTTGCAGCGTTCGTAGCCGATCTCTCCGGCGACGACGTCCCCGATTCGGGACAGCGGTTGGCCGAGCGAGCGATACTCGACACCGTCGGCGTCACCCTCGCTGGAACGGCGACCGCGGCGGCAGACGCCGCGTTCGGGACGAGTCTCGAGGAGGGCGAGACGACGGTCCTCGGCAGAGACGAGACGCGGCCGCTCTCCGACGCTGTCTTCGCAAACGGGACTGCAGGGCACGCGCTCGACTTCGACGACGTCGCGCTCGCAGTGATGGACGGCCATCCGAGCGTCCCCATGGTCGCGCCGTTGCTCGCGATCGGCGAACGAGAGCAGGCGTCGGGCAGTGATCTCGTTACCGCGTTCGTCGCCGGCTTCGAAACCCAGTGGCACGTCGCTCAGCCGATCAGCCCCGACCACTACGAGGCCGGCTGGCACGCGACGTCGACAGTCGGCGTCTTCGGCGCCGCAGCAGCCGTCGCGAACCTGCTCGGCCTCTCGAAAGCGGAGACTGCACACGCGCTGAACATCGCGGCCTCGATGCCGGCGGGACTCAAGCGAAACTTCGGTTCCGCGACGAAGCCGATCCACGCGGGACAGGCAGCCCGCTCGGGAACGACCGCGGCCCTGCTCGCGGCAGAAGGGGCGACCGCCGACTCCGCTGCGATCGCCGGCGATCGCGGCTTCTTCGACCTCTATCGTGGTGACGGCGAGGGCGACGACGGCACCCGCGTCGAACCCGGCTCCGAGTGGGCGATCGTCGAAGACGGGATCGACGTCAAACGCTACCCCTGCTGTTACTACACCCACGCCGCGATCCACGCGGCGATCGGACTCGCGGCGGACCACGACGTCGCGCCCGACGAAATCGACGCGATCGGCGTCTTCGCCTCGCAGGGCGCCGCCGACGCGCTCCACCACGACGACCCCGACACCGGCCTCGAGGCGAAGTTTTCGATGCCGTACCTGATCGCTCACGCCGTCGTCCACGGGGACGTCGAACTGGCGGCGTTCGACGACGAGCGACTCGAGGACCGGACGGTTCAGAGCGTTCGCGAACGCGTCTCGCTGGCCGTCGACGAAGACCGTTCCTACGATTCGAACGGCGCGCGCGTCGAGATCACGACGCGGGACGGTGAGACCTACGAACGCAACCGCGACCAGCCACCGGGGACCCACGAGGACCCGCTCTCGATCGAGCAACTCCACGAGAAGTTCCGGATGTGTGCCGACCGCGCGGTCGGCGACGTCGACGTCGAGGGCGCACTCGCCGACCTGGACTCGCTGCGTTCGGTCGACGACGTTTCGGAGTTGCTCGAACGACTCTAG